TCCGCGTCGTTATGATATATTTATAGGGTTTAGAGATCAAAAAGAGGTGAGTAATATCTATGAAATTGACAATTCAACTATTTGCAGGCATTGCAGAACGTTTAAATACATCCCTTCTGGAGTTTGAGTACATTGGAGACATTCCAACCGCTGCCGATTTAAAAGAAAAACTGAGTCTGGCCTACCCAGAGGCAGCTTCTCAGATAAAGACATCCTTTTTGGCAGTTAACCAGCAGTACGCTCCTGCCGATACTATACTTAGCTCAGAAGATGAACTTGCGTTGATCCCTCCCGTCTCTGGCGGCGATGGTACGGATATATCCGATGAAAAGCTTCGCTCTACCGTTCCAGAGCATCGGACTGAAGATGGCTTATTTCTGATTACAGAGTCCACCTTGTCCGTGGAAGCAACAACGGCACTAGTGATTACCCCGAATCACGGGGCAGCTCTTACTTTTGTAGGTACGACTCGTGAAATGACCGGTGAACAGCGCACGGTTCATCTTGAATACGAGGCCTATGTGCCGATGGCTCTTTCTCAGATGGCAGCCATTGGTGTGGAAATCTCCGATCGCTGGCCTGGTGTGTTATGTGCAATCAGTCACCGAATCGGCAAAGTCGATGTGGCAGAGATTAGTGTAGTCATTGCCGTTTCCTCGCCTCATCGCAACGACTGTTATGATGCAAGCCGTTACGCCATAGAGAGACTCAAACAGACCGTTCCGATCTGGAAAAAGGAAATTTGGGAAGATGGATCTGAATGGAAGGGACATCAATTAGGACCATGGAACCCCATAGAGAACTAAATAATGAGCCTTTACACCTTTTAGATAGAGTGGGTTAATAGTAAATAAGTCGTTGTCAACCCATTTTTTTCTTGTTATTATAATTATATGTGTCGATATTAGTCGAGAAAAGGTGGTTTATACGTGAGAGTGCATGTTACTGATCTTAAACCGGGTGACCTGTTAAAAAATGATGTATACAACAGTTCGGGTCTCCACATGCTGATGAAAGGTTCCACCCTCAGTGAAGATGACCTATCCAAACTGTTGCAACATGGAATCGAGTACGCAGATGTAGAACACACAACATCCGACCTACACTCTGATGCACAAACCTTACCTTCCGATCAAACCCGTCTGTTAACTAACTTGTTTAACGATACGATCAAAGGTACTGAATCTCTATTTCAACAAGCGATGGAGAAGGGTTTTATTGATGAGACACAGGTCGATGAGATTTTGTTTACCCTAACAGAACAGTTGGAAAAACAAAAAGATGTTGTCTCCTTGTTGCTTATGCTGGACGGGGATAGCGATTATACGTACAACCATTCATTGCAAGTCGGAATGCTCGCTTTTTATATCGCCGGCTGGATGGGTTACAACCCCGAGGAATGTCTAACGGTAGCCAAAGCAGGATATCTTCATGATATCGGTAAGTCCAAGATTCCTTCTGAGATTTTACATAAACCTGGTAAATTGACCACGGAAGAATTTGACGAAATGAAGAAACACACATTCTTTGGGTACGATATCATTAAAGAATCCACGCAGGATGAAATTCTGGCAATGGTTGCACTTCAGCATCATGAGCGCGAGGATGGAAGTGGTTATCCTCATGGGCTGCGAGGAGACGAGATCCACCCATTTGCCCGTATAACTGCTGTAGCAGACGTTTACAGCGCCATGACGACCAATCGGGTGTACCAGACCAAACAGGAACTGATCTCTGTTCTATGTGAACTGTACAGCCTCAGCTTTGGTCAGTTAAATGCTGAAGCAACACAGGAACTGATAAAGCACATGCTGCCTAATTTTATCGGTAAAAGGGTTCTGCTCACCACGGGTCAGACGGGACTCATTGTCATGAACAATCCTGCGGATTATTTCCGACCACTCGTTCAGACCTCTACGGCCTTTATCGATTTAGCGAAAGAAAGAGATATTGCTATCGTTGAGATTTATGTACAGTAACTGTTCATTGTACACAGCATGTATACGAAGAACTCCATAGTAACTGAAATAACCAACTCATAGGTTGGCATATGACAAAAGGGAAGCCGTAATCGGCTTCCCTTTTGTCTATTCCGATTCGATCATGTTGGAATTACACGCAGAATGCTTTGGTGATGATAACCAACAGAATGAACAGTACCAAGATTGCACCAGTGTTTGTGAACATATTGTATCCGCCAACGCCGCCTACTCCGCCTACGTTGCCACCACAGCCATATCCTACTTCGCTCATGTGATTGCCTCCTCTTCATCAGGTATACCCTAACATATGACGTTTCCGTTGGAATGAACCGGGCGAACAGGCAACATTCGATAAATGGTTGTCTGTCTGCATCTACTTGAGTGGTTTAGCCTTTTGCTATTCCCTGTTCTTTGCAGAGATCTATATGTCGGACTCCGAATGAACCTGGATGCCTTTTTCCTTGCGGTACATGATAACAAGTAATCTCCAAAATTCATAACTGCCTTTGTCATTCATAATAAACGGTCGATAATAATCAAATGCTTGCTGCGCCCATGCGGGACAATCCATATTGGAAAGTTGCTCCTGTTGCTGAATCCATCCCCCTTGAATCTCCAGCGTTTTCTGCATGGCTTCAAACATTTTCTTCTGCTCAGTGGTCATCGGCGGAGCCTCCTGTTCCTGAGATGCAGTTCCGTATTCGGCCTGTAGATACGCACCCGGTTCCATCACACCATCTTCGCTGGCTGTGTACCCGTACGATGGCGCACTTGTTTTACGAATCTCATAATGTACATGCGGGCCAGTACTCTGACCCGTGCTTCCCTGATTCCCGATAAGCTGGCCTCGCTTCACACGCTGCCCAACGGTTACGGCAATCCGCGAAAGGTGAGCATAACAATGCAAGTAGCCACGATGATCTTGAAGGGCAACTGTAAGCCCGTAACCGCCGAATCCGGAGCCTGTAACTCCTTCGGAAGCAAAACGTACCCTGCCTTCCATAAAGGCATAGACCGGGCCATTCCAAGGCTCTGTCACGAGATCAATTCCGCGGTGAAATGTCTGTCCACCATGAATAGGATGAATTCGATAGCCGAATGAACTTGTAATCCGATATCCCTCGAAAGGGTTCACGCTCATACACTCACATCCTTTTCTATCATTAAATGCTTAAATCTATGAAATGGCTTGTGCTATTGGTCTTATTTTATTCCACAAAAATACCGCTCAGAATATCATTAGGGAAACCTTATGGTCTCTCTCCAACGTATATTCCAAGCGGCGATGTGCTAATATGAACACTCTATGAAATGTATATATTATTATTTCATTTTAACCACTACTCACTTCTAATTCAGAGGTCTGAATATGACGCCTAGCTGATCCAATTCCTGTCCTGCTCTTCCATAAAATCCGGCAATGTACCACCCCGCTGGTGCCTCAAGTTTGATTTGATCCGAGGTCTTTTGTCCGCCTTCAACTTTATTTCCAAGATTGGTGGACAACTCCACGTAAAAGATCCGTTTATCACCATTTCGTGTCCCCTGACCAATTGTGACCTCGGTTAAGTACTCTCCCTCTGCCAAGGTAAGTGTGGAAATGTTGGATTGACCACCATGTGCCAGATTCGTTCCATCCCTGTACAGCGTTGAAATGCCGTCTACACGATTGCCCGAGTTAAGCACCACTGAGCTAGGTCTGGCATCGGGAATCTGATTCAGATCATTAAACCCAGTTCCTCCGGATCCTCCGATTGTTGAACTTAATTGGTACTGAGAAGATGTGCTGTACACAAA
The nucleotide sequence above comes from Paenibacillus sp. W2I17. Encoded proteins:
- a CDS encoding molybdenum cofactor biosynthesis protein MoaE encodes the protein MKLTIQLFAGIAERLNTSLLEFEYIGDIPTAADLKEKLSLAYPEAASQIKTSFLAVNQQYAPADTILSSEDELALIPPVSGGDGTDISDEKLRSTVPEHRTEDGLFLITESTLSVEATTALVITPNHGAALTFVGTTREMTGEQRTVHLEYEAYVPMALSQMAAIGVEISDRWPGVLCAISHRIGKVDVAEISVVIAVSSPHRNDCYDASRYAIERLKQTVPIWKKEIWEDGSEWKGHQLGPWNPIEN
- a CDS encoding HD-GYP domain-containing protein, coding for MRVHVTDLKPGDLLKNDVYNSSGLHMLMKGSTLSEDDLSKLLQHGIEYADVEHTTSDLHSDAQTLPSDQTRLLTNLFNDTIKGTESLFQQAMEKGFIDETQVDEILFTLTEQLEKQKDVVSLLLMLDGDSDYTYNHSLQVGMLAFYIAGWMGYNPEECLTVAKAGYLHDIGKSKIPSEILHKPGKLTTEEFDEMKKHTFFGYDIIKESTQDEILAMVALQHHEREDGSGYPHGLRGDEIHPFARITAVADVYSAMTTNRVYQTKQELISVLCELYSLSFGQLNAEATQELIKHMLPNFIGKRVLLTTGQTGLIVMNNPADYFRPLVQTSTAFIDLAKERDIAIVEIYVQ
- a CDS encoding M23 family metallopeptidase is translated as MSVNPFEGYRITSSFGYRIHPIHGGQTFHRGIDLVTEPWNGPVYAFMEGRVRFASEGVTGSGFGGYGLTVALQDHRGYLHCYAHLSRIAVTVGQRVKRGQLIGNQGSTGQSTGPHVHYEIRKTSAPSYGYTASEDGVMEPGAYLQAEYGTASQEQEAPPMTTEQKKMFEAMQKTLEIQGGWIQQQEQLSNMDCPAWAQQAFDYYRPFIMNDKGSYEFWRLLVIMYRKEKGIQVHSESDI